The Myxococcus virescens DNA window TGCGGTCGCTGATGAACACGCCGTCCTCGCGCGTCAGCGTCTGCACCACGCGGCGGAATTCGCGCAGCAAGTCATCGCGGAAGAACAGGTCGCGGTCGCGCAGCTCCCGGCCATCCGGGCCCGTCTCGCGCTTGCCCATCATCAGCGTCAGGTAACGGTGGGCCTTGAGCACGTCGTCCAGCGTGGCGTGCCCTTCCGCCCAGGGTTTCTGGTTCATCTCCCGGTGCGTCTGCGAATCCAGGCCGGAGTCCAGCAGCTCCAGGAAGTAGCGGTCCTGCACCGGACGGCACGCGGCCTTGAGGCAGAAGCGGTCCTTGAGCGCGCCCAGCTCGGCGTGCTCGGGCAGCTCGTTGGTGGCGGCGAAGAGCACCTTCAGCTTCACCGGCTGCGGCGCGCCGTCCTGGTAGAACTTGCGCTCGTTGATGACGGTGAGCAGCGCGTTGAGGATGGCGGAGCTGGCCTTGAAGACCTCGTCGAGGAAGACGAGCCGGGCCGTGGGCAGCTTGCCGCCCTCGCGCCGGATGTAGCGGCCCTGGCGCAGCAGGTTGATGTCGATGGGGCCCAGCACCTCCGACGGCTCGGTGAAGCGCGTCAGGAGGTACTCGAAATAATCCTCGTTGGGGATGCGCAGCGCGTCCCGGAACTTGAGGACCAGGTCCGACTTGGCCGTGCCCGGTGGGCCCACCAGCAGCAGCGGCTCCTGCGCCACCGCCGCCACCGTCATCAGGTCCACCAGGGTCTGCTTGCCCACGAAGTGACGGCCCAGCGCCAGGCGGAAGCGGTTGAGGCGCTCGCGAAGGCCGTGGGCCTCGCTCGAGAGCGCGTCGAACGTCAGCTCGGAGATGGCGGGAAGACTGCTCATGTGCGCTCCTCCAGCTCCCGATGGATGCGCCGTCGCACCAGGAATTCGTCTTCGTCGAGCCAGCTTCGCGCACGCGCTCCGGTGCCTTGCGCCACCTCCACGTGGCCCTGCACCAGCGCGTCCGCCAGCTCCACCACGGAGAGGCAGAAGTGGCTGTTGGTGTTGTAGCTGTCCGTGATGATGGGCAGCCCTTCCGAGATGCGCGCCAGCCCCGGAAGCGCCAGCTCCACGGGGGCATGTGCCAGGGCGCTCGCGAGGCTGCGCATCAGCGCCAGCCGCTCAGGGAGTCCGCCCTTCGCAGCGCCCAGTGACTCGAAGGCGGCGTCGAACACGTCGACGGCCTCGGCCGTGCGCCCCTGCATGGACAGGCCCGCCGCCACGCCGAGCCGCGCCGTCAGCGGTGTCTTGGGCCCCGTCAGGCGTTCTTGCGCCGCGTCCACCAGCTCGGCGGCTTCGCGAGACAGGCCGACCCGGCGCAGGCCGCGCAGGCTCACACCCAGGATGCCCTGACCCCAGGCGGGCGACGTGGGGGCCAGCGCCGTGAGCACCTTGCGCAGCCGCGCCGCCAACGTCATCGCGTGGTCCGCGCGGCCGAAGAGGGCCGCCAGCGTCAGGGCATCCCCCAGCATCACGGCCTGGGCTTCACCGGGAAGCGCCTCCATCGATGAGACGAGCCGGTTCAGGAGTGGAAGCGCACGCGCCGGCGCGACGCGAGGCAGCGTGTCCAGCAGTCCTCCGATGAGCCGCTGCCGTTCCTCGGCGGGCAGCGTCGCATCGGTGGCCCGGCCCGTCAGGGCCTCCACCTGCGCCGCCACCTGCGCCGGGTCCTTCAAGTCGCGAAGGGCGGCGAACTCCTCTCCGCGCAAGTCCCTCGCGCCGCGCCCGAAGGCCCTCGCGGGGTCGAGCCGCTCGCTGGGCTCCAACAGCGCCGACGCCTGCCGCAGCCGATCCACTTTGTACCGCTGGAAGGTCCCCAGGGCATTCAGCTCGGCGGCGATGTCGGACGGCAGCGGTGTCTCGGGCGGCTGGCCTTCCAGGGCCTGGGCCACGCGCGCGCCGTACGCTCGGGAAAGGAAGCCGTGGATGGCTTCCTTCGCATCGACTGCCTCCACCGCCGCGGACGCCAGGGTGCGGGCACGGTCTGCCTGCCCGAGCCGCGCGAGTCCCACGGCGAAGACATAGCGGACATAGGCCAGCGTGAGGGCAGGCGCCGCTTCGATGGACGAGCGGCGACGGGGCGTGTGCTCGAACCGCTCCAGCAGGGCCTCGAGCTGCGCCAGCACCCGGGGCGCATGGGCCGAATCGGTGCCACCTCGCAGGAAGCGCGGCACGTCTCTCGCGAGGGAAAGGCCTCGCTGAAGCATCTCCAGCAGCCGGTCGCCCGCTCTCGCAAGTCCGAGCGCATCGCCACCCGCCAGCGTGTCGAGCGCCGTCCGCGTGAGCCAGAGCGCCCGGACGTCGAGCTCCGCGTCGTGCCTGTCCAACCACCGCTGAAGTGCCGCCACGTCGACAGGCGCGGGCGCACCTGGGACGCACACCGCGCGCACCAGGCTGCTGGCGACGCCGCGCACGTCATCGCCCGTGGGCGCGGGGGACGCCATCCGTTCGGCGGGGGTGGCGCCTCCTTCGTTTTCTGAATCGGACCAGCGCCGTGCTAGCTCGGTGGCCTCGGTGTCGGACGCGGACCACAGCGCGCGTGTCCAGCACAGGCTCGCGTCGCGCTTGCGGCCCAGCCGCCCGTTCAGCTCCGCCATGCGCGTCCAGAGCTCCTGCCGCTGCGGCGAATCGGCGGGCACCTCCAGGGCCAGGAAGGACTTCTCGAGCGAACTCAGCTCCTCTTCCACCGCGCTGGATTGCGCGGGCGTGAGCGGCGCCAGGCGGACCCCGGTGGGCACGGGTTGGGCGACGCGGACCGCAACGATGGGGGGCGGGCTCGCTGGTGTCACGGGGGGCGCCGGCACTTCACGGCGGCTACGGCGCGTGCCTCGCGGGCTCCGGTCGTCCTCTTCGTCCGATTGCATCGTGCGGGCCGCGCTCTGCCACTCACCCTCCGCGGCCTCGAAGGCGGCGAAGTCGAAGCTGGCGCTCCGGACCCACGGCATGAGTGCGTCGGCGTCGGCATCCACGACGTAGTCCACCCACGTGTCGAGCGGCTGGAACGCGGATTCCGGCAGCCGTTCCGCGCGGAAGCCTCCACCCCCGGTGGGGTGGAGCCACGTCACGGTGTCGGCCTGGGGCACGAGCAGCGCGCGCAGGCGGTCCCTTCGCACGGGGGGCTCCAGCAGTCCGTCACACGGCAGGTAGAGGTCCGCGAGCTGAGGCAGCGGCGCGTACGCCATGCCCGACAGGCCCAACTCCGGGGGGCGCTCCCGGCCCGCTCGGGCACGGAGCACGATGCACGGCGCCTCCGGTGGCCCCGTGACAGCGAAGCGAAGCTGCGCGAGCAGCGGCTCCGGCACCGTGTGGACCAGGGACTCCACCTGGGCGAGCGCATCCTCTCGCAGCACCCACAGGCTCGCGGGTTCCGTACGTGCGGCTCGCGTGAGGCGCAGCGGCACCGTCAGCCGGCCCGGGGTGGGCGCGGGCGTCCAGTCCTCGCCCGGGGCTGGGAGCCGCAGGTCGGTGTGTTGGTACAGGTCCGTCCACGGGCCGTCCGGCGCGGTCAGCCAGGGGCCTTCGCCGCGGACGAGCAGCAACGTCCCCGCGGGCGCTTGCAGCGTGCGCGCGAGTGGATGCGTGTAGCCCACCTCGACCCAGACGGAGTGTTGCCCTGGGACAGCGGGAACGAAGGCACGCAGCGGACCCGAGGCGTCCAGCGCGCTGGTGAGGGTGAAGTAGGGCGGCGCCATCGCGCGCAGCAAGGCGCGCTGTCCGCTTCCCCCCGAGGCTTGGGCGAAGCACACCTCCTGCCGGTCGCACCCCAGGCGCAGCATCTCGCCCGCCAAGGGGAGGAGTGCATCGGCGCTCGGGGGTAGGAACAGCACCGGGCCGGTCGGTGCGCTCTCCAGCGGCACGCGCCGCGCCGTCACCAGCTCCGCCCAGCAGAGGACTGGCGTGGCCTCCTTCGCGCGGCTCCGCGTCACGTGCACGCCGAGGGACGCGAGGCGCGCGAGCACCTCCTTCGCGGGCATCACCTCCGGCAGGACGTGAAGCGCGCCGTCGGGCGTCCGATGATAGCGGGCGGGTGCGGCCTGGACTTCGGCGGGGACGAGTCCGGAGGTCAGCGCCAGGTGGAGCGCCTCCTCACTGGTGAAGACGAGCATGGACATCAGGCCTTCTGGCGGACCTTCTCGGAGGCGTCCTCGGCGGTGGAGGCGGGCTCGGTGGCCTTGCCCGACGGCGTGTCGCGCTGGACGATGACGCGGCCCAGTTCGGAGGCTTTCAGCGTGCCGCCCTGGATGAGCGAGTCCACGAGCCGCCGGTGCTCGTCCTCATGCTCCATGGGCAGCGCGTCCGCGTCGCTCTCGTACTGGATGATGACGTCCTTGCGGCCCGTCGCCGGGTCCACCTGGAGGCGGAGGATGAGGCTAGCCAAGCGCGGGCTCCTTCTTCGGCGCCACGGGCGCGGGCACCAGATGGGTGAAGGCCTCGCGGTCCAACACCTTGCGTTCGATGAGCAAATCTCTCAGGGCCACGACCCGCTCCTTCTCGCGCTGGAGGATATCGCGGGCCCGGGCCCGTTGGACGGCCAGGACTTCCTGTATCGCGGCCTCCAGCGTGCTTCGCGTCGCGTCGGACAGGGCATGTCGGTCCCCCTGCCGTCCCGGTGCATCAAAGCGCCGCACGGGCACGCCGTCTCCGCCCATGCCCAGGTCCTCCACCAGCTCGCGCGCAATCTCCGTGGCGCGCTCCAGGTCGTGTGCGCTGCCTAGGGAGAGGTCATCCAGGAGCAGCGCCTCCGCCTCCCGGCCGCCGAAGAGCATGCAGATGCTGTCCAGCAGCTGGCCTCGCGTGACGACGTACCGGTGCGCCGGGTCCGCGTACTGCACGTGCCCCAGCGAGCCCGCCAGGTCACCCCGGATGCTGATGCGGTCGATGGCGGGCGCGTGCTCACAGAAGAGCGCGCACACCGCGTGCCCCGCCTCGTGTGTGGCCACGACGCGCTCCTCCATGGGCGTGAGCTCCGGCCGGTCCAGGAACTCCGTGAGGGCGCGCTCCACGTCCACCGCTTCGGTGGGGCCCTGGGCGCCTTCGCGCAACCGCCGACGTGCGAGTGCCCGGCACAGGGCCTGGATGTGGTCGCCGGAGAAGCGCGTGCCGGTGCCTTCCACGCGGTCGCCCGTGCGCTTCACCGCGTAGTCCAGCGCGCGCTCTGTCATCTCCAGGCCCAGCTTCTGGTTGTAGATGGACAGGATGGCGCGCCGGTCCGAGCTGTTGGGATAGGGAATGCAGAGCTGGAACTCGAAGCGGCCCGGGCGCAGCAGCGCGGGGTCCAGGGACTCCACAGAGTTGGTGGTGCCCACCACGAAGACCAGCTCCTCCTTGCGGAAGCCGTCCATCTCCGTGAGGAGCTGGTTCACCATGGAGTGCTCCACGCCCGAGCCCGTGTACGTGCCACGCGCCGACGCGAAGGAGTCCAATTCGTCGAAGACGATGATGCTGGGCGCCGCCTGCCGCGCGCGGACGAAGATCTGCCGGAGGTTCTCCTCGCTCTCGCCCACCCAGCGGCTCTTGAGCTCGGGGCCGCTCACCACCTGGACCGCCGCGCCCAGCGACGAGGCCATGGCCTTGGCGAAGAGCGTCTTGCCGGTGCCGGGAGGGCCCCAGAAAATCATCCCGCGTGGCAACAGCGCCTCCACGCGCTTCACCGCCTCCGGGTCGCTCAGCGTGTCCTTGTGCGACAGGACGTCCAGAATCTCCTGCTGGAGCCGTTGCTTCACCTTGGTGTAGCCGCCGATGTCCGCGTGCAGCTCCAGCTCCGGCACGCTGAGCGAACTGGTGAGCGTGGCCGAGCGCAGCTGCGCATACGCGGGCTTTGGGTTGGCGGGGTAGTCCTCACCGGTGATGGCGCCCAGCAGGCGACGCAGCCGCACGGCGTTGACGCCGGAGACGTGCTTGTAGAGCGCGTAGGGCTGCAGGCCCCTTCCGAACTTGCGGCACTCGCGCTGGGTGATGAGGTAGCGCAGCCGGTCGCGCCCCACGCCGAGGATGCTCTCCTTGTGGGGGAAGAGGTTCTCGATGACGCGCGGCACGGCGAAGGACGGGTCCTTGAACCCGACCCAGACCATCTCCGGGTTTTCGTACAGCAGGGGGATGACCTCGCGTGCCTCGCTGGTGAGCCCGCCGTTGCTGGTGGTGAGCAGGTCCAGGTGGGGCAGCACGACGATGCGCTCGCGCACCGCGCCACGCACCGCGTCCCGGAGCTGCGCGATGAGCGTGGCCATCATGCTGGGCGCGGGCATGCCCGGTGGAGGCTCCTGCGCGGTGCGGCCGTCCAGGTAGAGGAACTGCTTGCCGTCCTTCTTCAGCCTGTCTCGCAGGCACTTGTAGAAGTAGGGCGTCAGCTCCTTGTCCGCCTCCACCATGACGGGCAGCCCGCGCAGCAGCGCCTCGCAGACGCGGTTCAGCTCGGCGGGGTAGGCGGCCTCGACGGCGGCGAAGGGCGACAGCTCCGTGGGCAGTGACTCCTCGGGGATGCGCTGACTCATACGCGCACCTTGATGGTGAGTGAGCCCGTCGCCGCGTCCTCGTGGACCTCCTCGATGGTGCCGAGCTGCCCGGCGCGCACCTTGAGCGCCTCCGCTGTCACCTTGTTGGAGATGGAGTCCAGCTCCGACTTGAGGTCTTTCAGCCGGCCTTCGAGCTTCTGGGTGACCTGCTGCCGCAGCTTGTCCGTGGCGACGTCCGCCGCGTCCTCGAGCCGCGCGCGCGCCAGGTCCTGGGCCCGCAGCTTCGCCTGCTCCACCTCGTGAGGGCTCTCCACAGCCAGCTCGCCGCGCGCCTTCAGCTCCACCTCCTGCTCGCCGCTGAGGGTGACGCTGACGTCCCCGGTGGTGACGTCGATGGCGATGCGGACACCATCCGCCTCGGTGCGCAGGGCCACGTCGCCCACTTGCGTGAAGCCTCGGTTCGCCAGCTCGGCCGCGAGCAGCCCGGCCAGCTCCTCGCGCGACAGGAGGGGGAGCAATTCCAGCTTGGAGCAGAGGCCGTCCTCGGCCTGGACCACGCGGTTGAGGGACTCGGAGACGGAGACTCGGTAGGCGCGGCTCATGAAGCGCTCCCGGCGGAGGAAGGTGGAGGTGTGGCGGAGGCGCCGCTGGCGCTGGTGAGGGCGGTGGCCAACTGCCGGGCGTGGTCCTCGGCGCGGCGGAAGCCTGCTTCACCGAAGGCGTTCCATTCAGACAGCAGGTGCTGGGCGGCGTCGTAGTCGTCGTCGAAGAAGCGCACCGCGCGGTGCTCCGCGTCCCAGCGCGACAGCCGTCCCAGCGCGCGCAGGAAGGCGGCGGCGGCACGAGCCGCCGCGGCCCGGGAGGACAACGTCGCCGAGGAAGACAGCCCCTCCACCCAGCGCGTGGCGGGCTGCTCCAGCAACGGGCGCGCCGCTTCGAGGAGGAAGCCCGCGAGGTCCCTTCGGCCCGCGCCATCCACCGCGTCGAGGAACGCGGCGAGCACGGCCTCCTGCGCGATGCCCAGGGCCAGGGCCTCCTCGGGAGCCGCGATGTGACGCTTGGACTCCTCCAACCCACGCCAACGCTGCGCGAGCTCCCGCCGCAGCGCCTCCAGCAGCCACGCGCCGTCCGCCAGCAGGGGCGCGAAGGCGGTGGCATCGAGCTCCGGACGGTGCGTCCCGAACTGCTCCGGGAAGCCCAGCCAGCAGAGGGCGGAGCGGCGGAAGAGGTGCTGTGCGCCCAGGGCCGGCGCGCAGGGGGTGCCCGCCACCAGACGGCAGCAGAGAAAGAGGATGAGCTCGTCGGCGAGCGTGGGGGTTCCGTCCACCTCCAGCGGCATGGCCCCGTGTTTCGTCAGGGGCTGTTCCAGAAGCCACTTCAGGACGTGGAAGGTGAGGGGGGAGAAGCGCAGGGTGGGCGGAGCATGCCGCTCCCAGAGCCGGCCGGTGCGTGCCTGCCCGTCGCGCACCGTGAGCTGCTGGCGCCAGCCGCCGCATCGGGCGAGCGCCATCACGCTGCCCTTGGCGAGCGTGTCCCGCAGGACCTCCATCGCGCCGGGACTGAACTTCGCTGGGACGGCGTGCCGGTTGCGGAGCAGGTCCTCCACGGGGGCGTACTGCCCCAGGCCGACGATGGCGCGGGCGAGCGTGAGCAGCTCGAGCTCGGACGGAGCGACGCGAATCATGGACGGAGCCGGTCGGCGAGCGCGGGCCAGCCGTTGATGACGAGCTTGCCGCCGACGAAGTGCACCTCCGCCGTGTTCGGGGCGGTGAAGCACGCGTCGTGCGGAGCGTAGCGGCCGGTGAGGAAGTGCATCACCTGGTTGCGCGAGCCAATCCACCGCCGCGCCGTCTCCGGCTGGTCCTTCTCGAAGCGGCCGTCCACCAGCAGGTCCACCGTCGCGAGGAGCCGGTCCACGTCGTCCCGCGCCTGGGCCCGCAGCTCCGCGAGCGTGTGGCCGGTGAAGACCATGATGCTCAGCCCGGCGGCGCGGACGCGCTCGCACAGCGCCGCGGCGGGACCGGGCTGGGAGAAGGGCTCGCCGCCCAGCAGGGTGAGTCCCTCGATACCGGGGGTGGCCAGGATTGCCTGGGCCAGCGCCTGCACCGTCTCCACGGTGCCGCGCTCGGTCGCGAACATCTCCGGGTTGCAGCACCCCGGGCAGCGCAGGGGGCAGCCCTGGACCCAGAGGGCGTAGCGCACACCGGGGCCCTCCGCTTCCGTGCGGGGGACTCGCTGGGCAATCCGGAGCGTCGGGCCGGAGCTGGGGGTGCCTGCGGCGATGGCCATGAAGACGGCTCCAGCATGCCAGCAGCGGCGGCACAGGGGGAGCGCGAGGACGTGTCTCATGCCGCGAGACGGGCTCGTTTGCTTGTTGATACCTTCCGCCGCCCGGTCGTTCATGACCTATGCCTACATCCAGGTCGAGTGATGACTGGCGAATCTTCTCGCGTCGCAAATTGTCAACGTCGCTTCATCCCTCAAGTAGACTGTGGTGGTCATGACGCGGCCTGTGTCCGCCTACGCCCCTCGAAGCGAACGCAAGCCGTTGTACGTGAAGGTGGTGACGCAGCCCGCGCTCCATGGGTGCTGGGCCGTCAACATCAGTGAGACGGGCATCGGGCTCATCGCCACGCCGCACACGCCGTCCGAAGGGCCGCGTGAGGGCGAGGACGTGGAGCTGTCGTTCTCCCTTCCGGACTCCGGTGAGCACATCCGCGTGCGCGGCGTGGTGCGCTGGCGCCACGACGCATCCGGCGCGGTGGCGGCCATGGGCGTGAGCTTCCGCGCCTTCGAGGAAGCGGACGGCGTGAAGCTGGCGCGCTACCTCGCCTCGTCGCACCTCCAGGTGGTGGTGGCCTTCGCCACCGAGCAGGAGGCGCGCGCGGTGACGGCCGCGCTGGAAGGGGTGGCCAAGCTCCACTTCGCCGCCAGCCCGTCGGACGCCCACGCGCTGGTGACGCGCGGGGACGCGGCGTGCCTGGTGGTGTGCGGTCAGGACGAGGAGCAGGCCCTGGCCCTGGTGGAGTCCCTGGCCGCCCGCCGCGCGGACGCGGACCCTTCCGGCGCGGGGCCGCCCAGTGACCTGGCATCGCGAATCGTCTACTGCGCGCCGGCCGCGCCGGAGCGGCTGGTGGCCCTCTTCAACGCCGGGCGCATCTTCCGCGCGCTCGGGCCTGCACCCACGCGGGAGGCCCTGCACCAGGCGGTGCTTCAAGCGGGGCGCGAGCACGGCGTGCGCA harbors:
- a CDS encoding AAA family ATPase; translation: MSSLPAISELTFDALSSEAHGLRERLNRFRLALGRHFVGKQTLVDLMTVAAVAQEPLLLVGPPGTAKSDLVLKFRDALRIPNEDYFEYLLTRFTEPSEVLGPIDINLLRQGRYIRREGGKLPTARLVFLDEVFKASSAILNALLTVINERKFYQDGAPQPVKLKVLFAATNELPEHAELGALKDRFCLKAACRPVQDRYFLELLDSGLDSQTHREMNQKPWAEGHATLDDVLKAHRYLTLMMGKRETGPDGRELRDRDLFFRDDLLREFRRVVQTLTREDGVFISDRKLVKLYRLLRTRAWIFHGGAVERQDLQLLSYLGETREEIDLLEEKVPRLLGLS
- a CDS encoding AAA family ATPase; translated protein: MSQRIPEESLPTELSPFAAVEAAYPAELNRVCEALLRGLPVMVEADKELTPYFYKCLRDRLKKDGKQFLYLDGRTAQEPPPGMPAPSMMATLIAQLRDAVRGAVRERIVVLPHLDLLTTSNGGLTSEAREVIPLLYENPEMVWVGFKDPSFAVPRVIENLFPHKESILGVGRDRLRYLITQRECRKFGRGLQPYALYKHVSGVNAVRLRRLLGAITGEDYPANPKPAYAQLRSATLTSSLSVPELELHADIGGYTKVKQRLQQEILDVLSHKDTLSDPEAVKRVEALLPRGMIFWGPPGTGKTLFAKAMASSLGAAVQVVSGPELKSRWVGESEENLRQIFVRARQAAPSIIVFDELDSFASARGTYTGSGVEHSMVNQLLTEMDGFRKEELVFVVGTTNSVESLDPALLRPGRFEFQLCIPYPNSSDRRAILSIYNQKLGLEMTERALDYAVKRTGDRVEGTGTRFSGDHIQALCRALARRRLREGAQGPTEAVDVERALTEFLDRPELTPMEERVVATHEAGHAVCALFCEHAPAIDRISIRGDLAGSLGHVQYADPAHRYVVTRGQLLDSICMLFGGREAEALLLDDLSLGSAHDLERATEIARELVEDLGMGGDGVPVRRFDAPGRQGDRHALSDATRSTLEAAIQEVLAVQRARARDILQREKERVVALRDLLIERKVLDREAFTHLVPAPVAPKKEPALG
- a CDS encoding 4Fe-4S single cluster domain-containing protein, giving the protein MAIAAGTPSSGPTLRIAQRVPRTEAEGPGVRYALWVQGCPLRCPGCCNPEMFATERGTVETVQALAQAILATPGIEGLTLLGGEPFSQPGPAAALCERVRAAGLSIMVFTGHTLAELRAQARDDVDRLLATVDLLVDGRFEKDQPETARRWIGSRNQVMHFLTGRYAPHDACFTAPNTAEVHFVGGKLVINGWPALADRLRP